A window of Nicotiana sylvestris chromosome 8, ASM39365v2, whole genome shotgun sequence genomic DNA:
ACTGACGAGGAAGTTGATAACTTAGGCATGGCTCTAGTAAAAAATAGAGAAGATGTTGTTTATACCCTTGTCCTTGCAATTTTAGAACATTTCAATGGTATATTTACCAATCAACATGAGACTGTCTGTACTCTACTAAATGgtcttagatgtaagacccttagtgaattcaGATTGTACAAAGATACGTTTATGAGTAGGGTTATGAAACTACTCGAAAATAAATATGAGCATTGGAAAGCTAAGTTTATAGATGACCTTCCCTCCTTATTTGCTGAGAGAGTAAGAAAAGCATTAAGGGGTAGTTACGGTGAAATTTCGTATCAGAATTATACATATGGCAAACTTATAGGAGTTTGTATACAAGAAGtattaaacttgtgtaatgagctgAAACTATCTAGACAACTTAAAATAGATAAGCTTAAGGAAAAATCTCAATTAGGAGATTTCTTAACCCAGTTCGGTCTACCCGAAACTTCCACCCAtcataggaaaaagaaaaatagatatCATAGATATCCTAACCCTGATAgaccgtataagaaaaagagatcTAGATATAGATCTAAGGAAGAGTGTGATACTAGAAATGCTCATCGTAAATCTACTAGGTTTACGAAGAATAGGTCCAAGCGGGATCTTGCTGACATTATGTAACAAcacggatttcccaccctcgggagtcttGATAGCGCCTACTTGTGAAAGCAAGGCAAGCCGCATATTATAGGATCACCAAATCATTTACTAGCCCTTTTCaacaatttaaactaacatgTGAGTAACAATGAAATGTTAACGAAAAATAAatacaagcggaagacttaatatGATAAATTATCC
This region includes:
- the LOC138875190 gene encoding uncharacterized protein, whose translation is MIISDFTGQLRGWWDNYLSTKEKSLVINAIATDEEVDNLGMALVKNREDVVYTLVLAILEHFNGIFTNQHETVCTLLNGLRCKTLSEFRLYKDTFMSRVMKLLENKYEHWKAKFIDDLPSLFAERVRKALRGSYGEISYQNYTYGKLIGVCIQEVLNLCNELKLSRQLKIDKLKEKSQLGDFLTQFGLPETSTHHRKKKNRYHRYPNPDRPYKKKRSRYRSKEECDTRNAHRKSTRFTKNRSKRDLADIM